The DNA region TCCCTATATAAAAGATAATCACATTTCTCTCAGAACATCATAGTGAGCATCCACCAAAATAAgctgtttattttcagttgGAATATGTGATGATATAAACTTTTCCTCTTAACATTGAGTTACTCAATGCTCTTACTTACCTAAATATATCTAGACGCGTCAAAACGAATATAATACTACCAAATAGCATATTTGAGTGATTATCTATCGTACATAAAACAGGTATACTCTGTTTGATGGCTACTCCACTGAAAGGTGTCCAGACATCTTTCAACCTTTGCTGTTCATCTACGTCCACGTATCCGAAATGCTTCAGAAAATAAATGGATCTGTGCACTTTAACCAGCGATTCGAACTTTAGATGTTGTTCCAAGGCAAGATCCCTTTTGtttgaaacaattatttcttgATTGTGAATGAAAACGCTGGAACTTTCAATTAGTCACTTTGCACCAATATCTGTTGAGTAGAGGAGGTTTAGAGCTTTttgatttgaagaaaaaatttttcttaggCATTTGAAGTATATTCACAAGTTGTCCGCAGTAATGTCTGAAACACGCCACTgtgcacaaaaaaaaattgtaggttTTATTaggattttgaataattttttgtcaatttGAGTGTTTTCTCGTGCTTGTGTTTCCACCCAtggattgaaaacaaaaaaattattacttcacgtcaataaattgaaatattcatgaacgagaaaaaaattaatatttttatttgaataataaataaataaataaaattatctaTCAAACTCCAATGAACAGGATGGATAACAGATTTGAAAAAAGATCTTACTTTAGATAGACATTTGAGCAACAAATCTTACGAATAACCACCATTGGATTCATCAGTTTTTGCAGCtttccattttattttgattCTATATTTCGACCCATCACAATGTTCTCATGAACCATGTTCTTCTCTAATCTTATTTGTCACCAATTTAACTTCATCCTCCAGAGCTTCAGAACCTTCTTCTCTTAATCTCTCAATTTCTTCCTATGGATCAATAGAAAAAATGTATTAAAATAACACAATActggaaataattttcatctcAGTAACCTTAAGTTTTTGCAAATTTCAGTCCCTGATTGTTAGCAAGGCGTTCCTGCTTTCTAGATCctccttaaatttttttcgtttgcTATCCAATTCTTTATGTCTTAAAGCTGCTTCTTCACGACCTCTTAATATTTTATCATATGACAGTCTAACTTTTTCATCTGATAATATTGCCAAGATTCTAGTGAGCTTATGAAATTCTACAGCTGCATCTGGATTATCTGGATTTTTATCAGGATGGCATTGGAGGGCTTTTTTTCTGTAAGCTTTTTTCATCTACAAagatattaatgaaatatagaaaaataaaatataagccTTCTCACATCATTTATAGAACAAGAAGGCTCTATATCCAAAACTTCATAAAGGTCGAAATCAGGACCTTCTAATGTCGATGCATCCATTCTTGCTTttgcaatttttgtttatttatttatttcatataaatTTGTATAAACATCAACCATAAAAATTTGTTAGGTTAGTATATGACATTTACTCATAAAAGCACAGAATATCTAAAAACATTCATGCACAGAGTTTTTGATTAttgattctgaaaaaacaaaaaccttgaagttgtatgcgaaacattgaactcaaaaaCTATGGTGCATACATGATAATAATTAATATGGAGATGATAGAAGAAATGCTAATGTTATctgtttttttaaaattttattaacAACAATAAAACTTTTCTATGTtaatagaaaattttgaaattttgaaactgctaaCCAGACACGAAGAAGAAGAGCTGCCAACCAGAGACAATAGGTTGCCTGTCTCTATGCTTCAACCTAATAACCTCAAACACAATCTGCCAAACTATTATTTGTAAATATTATTCCAAAGTCAGCGGTTGTGATCGTGCGGTTGTGTCTGTTGTGTGGTATTATtctaaatttcaactttgaaatGGAAACAGACAATATTTCTCAACAAGTTGAAGAAGTAGAAGTGCTCAAATCCATTTATGAAAATGAATGGATCGCCGAAGATGGAAATGAatctttcattatgaaaatatctcCATCTGTGAAACTGTTCATCACCTTGCATATAGATTATCCCTCCGAAAAACCACCAAAATTCGAACTAATGGCTCCTGAATTATCTGCTGATGAGAAGATTAAGTTATATAAAGAATTCAAGACGATTTATGAGTGAGtaacaatatttattttcatatttttcaattattaacAAATATTTTTGTAGAGAAAGTATGGGAAGCCCCATTTTGTATCAATGGATTGAAAAATTGAAGGagtatacaattttcaaacctaaaaatataaatgagaaaaagaaagctaaaagacaaaaaaataagCCAAATAATGGTTTTGAAAGATTTTCTAAGCAAGTTGTACATGGACCAATTATAGAGGATCGTAAAAGTGTATTTCAGGGACATGTATGTGCTGTTAGCAGTGAAGCTGAAGTCAAGTAAGTCTATACAAAAACAACCTCAGATTTGACTAGGTATGATACTGAAGTTATAGAGGTGAACAGCTCTGTTCTAAATTTCTTCTAACCAATGCATAATCTTTCTTACAGAAATTTCATTGAGTTCCTGATGGAAAATAAGAAGATTGCACAGGCCAAACATAACATATATGCATATAGAATTTTTAAGAATTCATCAATATTACAGGTATGGATTATATGAATTTTactttttaaataaaaatctcATAAAACTTTACATCTTTTCGTTGCACAGCACGATTGTTCTTCTCTTTAAGCGTGGCAAAGACCGCAACGTCTTGGATCGCTTCAAAGTCTGCGACAAACTAAGAACTTCGTgaaattttatgcaattttATTGGCGAGTGCTGTTACTGCTTGCCAGTGAGTATATGCCTTAACTAGTTTTTATTCTatattgattgaattttttattataaatcatTACCTAATGCACACATATTTATTCACAGGACTGTGATGATGATGGTGAAAACCATGCAAGTAAAAGAGTGTTGCATTTACTGCAATTGCTGAATGTAGAGAACGTTATAGTTGTTGTATCTAGATGGTGAGTAAagatttccatttttcaatAGTTGAGTAAGGGAGCTATTTGTGTttgaaatttaattattttatacATGTGGTCCCACTcgttttctgagttattcaatTGAAAgacatctgaaaattttttattccaggTATGGAGGTATACAGTTAGGACCTGATAGGTTTAAACATATAAAAAATGCAGCTAGACGCGCGTTGGTACAAGCTGGATACGTtaaataagtttttatttatttattaaacaagaaatatatatttatacaagtttattttgattttattttttattatataacaTTGGCAAATGTTGATATAATTTGTTTCCTAATAATTTTAATGAATAAATCGTTTGAAGAAAAGTTCCCTCTCATGTGTTTTTTTGTAATGAAGCAAAAAATAACTTCCCCATATTACCCTCTGCAATTTATTAAAGAATATGTAACTAATCTGTTAACATATGTTGATATTTTACTCTGTATCAGTGGtttcaaaataagtttttgtagTTTCTTGCAAACTAGATCCATCAAAATTTTTATCACTAGTGTCTAGGTTCagcattatttttttatgaatcaaTTCATTCTCATCCTCCTTTTTGCTCTCTAATTGTctgttcaaattttcaattgttttcTCATCCAGTTCTTCCTCCACAATATTAAGTAACTGCTCTACTTCTTCATCTAAAGGTGCATTATCCGTTATTTCTATGTTATTATGAGGGGTGAGTAATATATTCATTATGTTAGCTGTTATTCTCGAAATGTTGTACTTGAGAATTGGTTCAGTTCCTATAATTATTGGTATGCCTGGTGTATCAATACTGGGATATCCACAGGGTCCATATCTTGGGAAAGCTCCCTGCACTGATACCCAGAGCTCGTAAACAATTTGACAACAGGTGCAACTGGGAAATTGGTTGGTTGGGAGAGTGTGCTCATCTGTTTCTAAAATGCAGAAATAGTCAGTTTTTCCTTGTGTGATATTCACCATTTTGGGTACCCGACAAATATCTGTTCTTACAACTTTGGTCCTTGAAAATGGTCTGAGAGCCCTGGAAACATGATGAATAAGCTTACAGCGTCAGTGTTAGAGTCATTATAGATAAGCCTCGACTGCAACGCCATCTATCGCACTCAAGTGTGAATATGAGATTTTAACACTAGCATTGAATAATAACCCCCATATTTTTTGAGTTGAATATTCAATGACACTGGAGATATATAATAAGAAACGTTTAAATATGAAATCCTAGTAATATTGCAATAGTTTTTCTTATGTGGGATTCCCTGGTTGAGATAAGTGAATggtcgaaaatttcaaaaaaaaacaataatatttgtttattcattcattaatcagaTATACAACTTCAATACTTGTGGAAATGTACTTGCTGTTTCCCTATATAAAAGATAATCACATTTCTCTCAGAACATCATAGTGAGCATCCACCAAAATAAgctgtttattttcagttgGAATATGTGATGATATAAACTTTTCCTCTTAACATTGAGTTACTCAATGCTCTTACTTACCTAAATATATCTAGACGCGTCAAAACGAATATAATA from Coccinella septempunctata chromosome 1, icCocSept1.1, whole genome shotgun sequence includes:
- the LOC123321816 gene encoding uncharacterized protein LOC123321816 isoform X2 gives rise to the protein MLFGSIIFVLTRLDIFRALRPFSRTKVKQMSTLSQPTNFPVAPVVKLFTSSGYQCRELSQDMDPVDIPVLIHQAYQ
- the LOC123321804 gene encoding protein IMPACT-B-like produces the protein METDNISQQVEEVEVLKSIYENEWIAEDGNESFIMKISPSVKLFITLHIDYPSEKPPKFELMAPELSADEKIKLYKEFKTIYEESMGSPILYQWIEKLKEYTIFKPKNINEKKKAKRQKNKPNNGFERFSKQVVHGPIIEDRKSVFQGHVCAVSSEAEVKNFIEFLMENKKIAQAKHNIYAYRIFKNSSILQDCDDDGENHASKRVLHLLQLLNVENVIVVVSRWYGGIQLGPDRFKHIKNAARRALVQAGYVK
- the LOC123321816 gene encoding uncharacterized protein LOC123321816 isoform X1, with the translated sequence MLFGSIIFVLTRLDIFRALRPFSRTKVVRTDICRVPKMVNITQGKTDYFCILETDEHTLPTNQFPSCTCCQIVYELWVSVQGAFPRYGPCGYPSIDTPGIPIIIGTEPILKYNISRITANIMNILLTPHNNIEITDNAPLDEEVEQLLNIVEEELDEKTIENLNRQLESKKEDENELIHKKIMLNLDTSDKNFDGSSLQETTKTYFETTDTE
- the LOC123321575 gene encoding dnaJ homolog subfamily C member 17-like; this translates as MDASTLEGPDFDLYEVLDIEPSCSINDMKKAYRKKALQCHPDKNPDNPDAAVEFHKLTRILAILSDEKVRLSYDKILRGREEAALRHKELDSKRKKFKEDLESRNALLTIRD